A DNA window from Eikenella exigua contains the following coding sequences:
- the gluQRS gene encoding tRNA glutamyl-Q(34) synthetase GluQRS, whose product MYIGRFAPSPTGLLHIGSLLTALASYADARAQGGRWLVRMEDLDPPREMPGAATHILRTLEAFGFEWDGDVAYQSRRHHLYRAALYSLQQSGLAYPCYCSRKQWHAQARQGVDGFVYNGACAQLAALPPEAAGRVPAWRLRVPDETIAFTDGIVGHYAQNLARDIGDFVLLRADGLWAYQLAVVADDAEQGITHIVRGQDLLVSTPRQIWLQRCLGLPTPHYAHLPLLTNAEGQKWSKQTLAPALDLQHKEALLRQVMGYLKLPPAPAVDKPQELLDWAVQHWQLQAVPTRPIVAGVKAGGAT is encoded by the coding sequence CGCCGATGCCCGTGCGCAGGGCGGGCGCTGGCTGGTGCGCATGGAAGACCTCGATCCGCCGCGCGAAATGCCCGGCGCCGCAACCCATATCCTGCGCACCCTCGAAGCATTTGGCTTCGAATGGGACGGCGACGTGGCCTACCAAAGCCGCCGCCACCATCTCTACCGCGCCGCCCTGTACAGCCTGCAACAAAGCGGTCTCGCCTACCCCTGCTATTGCAGCCGCAAACAATGGCATGCCCAAGCGCGGCAGGGCGTGGACGGCTTTGTTTACAACGGCGCCTGTGCGCAGCTGGCCGCCCTGCCGCCCGAAGCCGCCGGCAGAGTGCCCGCCTGGCGGCTGCGCGTGCCGGATGAAACCATCGCCTTCACCGACGGCATCGTCGGCCATTATGCGCAAAACCTCGCCCGCGACATCGGCGATTTCGTCCTCCTGCGCGCCGACGGCCTGTGGGCCTACCAGCTCGCCGTGGTGGCCGACGACGCTGAACAGGGCATCACCCATATCGTGCGCGGACAGGACTTGCTCGTGTCCACCCCGCGCCAAATCTGGTTGCAACGCTGCCTCGGCCTCCCCACTCCGCACTACGCCCACCTGCCTCTGCTCACCAATGCCGAAGGGCAGAAATGGTCGAAACAAACCCTCGCCCCCGCGCTGGATTTGCAACACAAAGAAGCCCTGCTGCGGCAAGTAATGGGCTACCTGAAACTGCCGCCCGCGCCCGCAGTGGATAAACCGCAAGAGCTGCTGGATTGGGCCGTGCAACACTGGCAACTGCAAGCCGTGCCTACCCGGCCAATAGTGGCCGGGGTAAAGGCGGGTGGTGCTACCTGA
- a CDS encoding phosphoglycerate kinase: MSFLKLTEQNVRGKTVLIRADLNVPIKDGKIGDDTRIRASLASVRYCLENGAAVILMSHLGRPTEGEFKPEDDLAPVAAHLGSLLGLTVPVSSDWQQNPPRPQPGEVVMLQNVRVNKGEKKNNAELGQAYAALCDIYVNDAFGTAHRAEASLVAVAEAAPAACAGILLAAELDALGKALKNPARPLVAIVAGSKVSTKLTILNSLADKVDQLIVGGGIANTFLLAAGQPIGNSLAESDLAAEARAVAEKMAAKDGAVPLPQDVVCAKAFAADADAETKAVADVAADDMILDIGPQSAASLAALLREAGTIVWNGPVGVFEFDRFAEGTRVMAEAIAESRAFSIAGGGDTLAAIAKFGIADKISYISTGGGAFLEFLEGKQLPGVAVLEKRAAG, from the coding sequence ATGTCCTTCCTTAAACTCACCGAACAAAACGTGCGCGGCAAAACCGTGCTGATCCGTGCCGACCTGAACGTGCCGATTAAAGACGGTAAAATTGGCGACGATACCCGCATCCGCGCTTCGCTCGCCTCCGTGCGCTACTGTCTGGAAAACGGCGCTGCCGTTATCCTGATGAGCCACCTCGGCCGTCCCACCGAGGGCGAATTCAAGCCCGAAGACGACCTCGCGCCCGTGGCCGCGCATCTGGGCAGCCTGCTCGGCCTCACCGTGCCCGTGAGCAGCGATTGGCAGCAAAACCCGCCGCGCCCGCAGCCAGGCGAAGTGGTGATGCTGCAAAACGTGCGCGTGAACAAAGGCGAGAAGAAAAACAATGCTGAGCTCGGCCAGGCCTACGCCGCGTTGTGTGATATTTATGTGAACGATGCCTTCGGCACCGCGCACCGCGCCGAAGCCTCGCTGGTGGCCGTGGCCGAAGCCGCACCCGCTGCCTGTGCCGGCATTTTGCTAGCTGCCGAATTGGACGCGCTGGGTAAGGCACTGAAAAACCCCGCCCGCCCGCTGGTGGCGATTGTGGCCGGCAGCAAAGTGTCCACCAAACTCACCATCCTCAACAGCCTGGCCGATAAAGTGGACCAACTGATCGTGGGCGGCGGCATCGCCAACACCTTCCTGCTCGCCGCCGGGCAGCCCATCGGCAACTCGTTGGCCGAATCCGACTTGGCAGCCGAAGCCCGCGCCGTGGCCGAAAAAATGGCAGCCAAAGACGGCGCCGTGCCGCTGCCGCAAGACGTGGTGTGCGCCAAAGCCTTTGCCGCCGATGCCGATGCCGAAACCAAAGCCGTGGCCGACGTGGCTGCAGACGACATGATTCTCGACATCGGCCCGCAGTCTGCTGCTTCGCTTGCCGCGCTGCTGCGCGAAGCCGGCACGATTGTGTGGAACGGCCCGGTGGGCGTGTTCGAGTTCGACCGTTTCGCCGAAGGTACGCGCGTGATGGCTGAAGCCATTGCCGAGAGCCGCGCCTTCTCCATCGCTGGCGGCGGCGACACCTTGGCCGCCATTGCCAAATTCGGTATCGCCGACAAAATCAGCTATATCTCCACCGGCGGCGGCGCGTTCTTGGAGTTCCTGGAAGGCAAACAACTGCCCGGCGTGGCCGTGCTGGAAAAACGCGCGGCGGGTTGA
- the hpf gene encoding ribosome hibernation-promoting factor, HPF/YfiA family, whose protein sequence is MNLKINGINIEVTDALRGYINGKLERIVRHSDNVISATVTLSVDKLVQKAEVDWHMAGKDLHLDQTDKDMYAAIDLLVDKLDRAVLKHKEKKQQHRAEPSGKVSIE, encoded by the coding sequence ATGAACCTGAAAATCAACGGAATCAACATCGAAGTGACCGATGCTCTGAGAGGCTATATCAACGGTAAACTCGAGCGCATCGTCCGCCACAGCGACAACGTGATTTCCGCCACCGTTACCCTGTCGGTGGACAAACTGGTGCAGAAAGCAGAAGTGGATTGGCATATGGCCGGCAAAGACCTGCACCTCGACCAAACCGACAAAGACATGTATGCTGCCATCGACCTCTTGGTAGACAAACTCGACCGCGCCGTACTCAAACATAAAGAGAAAAAACAGCAGCACCGCGCCGAACCCAGCGGCAAAGTGAGCATCGAATAA
- the rpoN gene encoding RNA polymerase factor sigma-54 yields the protein MTQQSVKLKLRQTQQLNQKQQQSLRILHMSSLELAEEVESWLADNPLLERPEHDPAYSGEPEPHYSAAIPVTRKTNSMEESDVWETVADEADFSRMLHEQVCEHPLDENQAARVHLLIDYLDDQGYLNDSLTDIVENSPLEWMLDEDDMAEALRHLQQFDPAGVGARDLGESLLLQLARQQPDDTVFCAVQLVKHFLPDIVKSSLPPQVRKKFPQYSAATIEAAQALVASLNPFPAYGLSGSGHTEYVDPDVWIRPDPETGKWTVGMYRQAWPQVQLNQEYSDLLAEYGSEAPELKQKLNEAKVLLSSLEQRKSTVLRLAETILERQADFFSFGAIGLVPLTIKETAANLGLAESTVSRAVNQKYLACPQGVFPLRYFFSQAAAYSSEEDSDGISANAVKALIESLIAAEDKRKPLSDQAMSERLALQGIILARRTVAKYREELNFPPAHQRKQKA from the coding sequence ATGACCCAGCAATCCGTCAAACTCAAACTGCGCCAAACCCAGCAGCTCAATCAGAAGCAGCAGCAATCATTGCGCATTTTGCATATGTCGTCGCTGGAATTAGCCGAAGAAGTGGAAAGCTGGCTGGCCGACAACCCCCTGCTCGAACGACCAGAACACGACCCGGCCTACAGCGGCGAGCCCGAACCCCATTATTCCGCCGCCATACCGGTTACCCGCAAAACCAACAGCATGGAAGAGAGCGACGTGTGGGAAACCGTGGCCGACGAAGCCGATTTCTCCCGCATGCTGCACGAGCAGGTGTGCGAACACCCGCTAGACGAAAACCAAGCGGCCCGCGTGCATTTGCTGATCGATTATCTCGATGACCAAGGCTACCTGAATGACAGCCTCACCGACATCGTGGAAAACTCTCCGCTGGAATGGATGCTCGATGAGGACGACATGGCCGAAGCCCTGCGCCATCTGCAGCAGTTCGATCCCGCCGGCGTGGGTGCGCGCGATTTGGGCGAATCATTATTGCTCCAGCTGGCGCGGCAGCAGCCGGACGACACTGTATTCTGCGCCGTGCAGCTGGTGAAACACTTCCTGCCCGACATCGTCAAAAGCAGCCTGCCGCCGCAAGTGCGCAAAAAATTCCCCCAATACAGCGCCGCCACCATCGAAGCCGCCCAAGCCCTCGTCGCCTCCCTCAACCCCTTCCCCGCCTACGGCCTTTCCGGTTCCGGCCACACCGAATACGTCGATCCCGACGTATGGATCCGCCCCGATCCCGAAACCGGCAAATGGACGGTGGGCATGTACCGCCAGGCCTGGCCGCAGGTGCAGCTCAATCAGGAATATTCCGACCTGCTCGCCGAATATGGCAGTGAAGCGCCGGAGTTGAAACAAAAGCTCAATGAGGCTAAAGTATTGCTAAGCTCGCTGGAGCAGCGCAAAAGCACTGTGTTGCGGCTGGCCGAAACCATTTTGGAGCGTCAGGCCGACTTCTTCTCTTTCGGCGCCATCGGTCTCGTGCCACTCACCATTAAAGAAACCGCCGCCAACCTCGGCCTGGCCGAAAGCACTGTGTCCCGCGCCGTAAACCAAAAATATTTGGCTTGCCCGCAAGGCGTATTTCCGCTACGCTATTTTTTCAGCCAGGCAGCCGCCTACAGCAGCGAAGAAGACAGCGACGGCATCAGCGCCAACGCAGTAAAAGCCCTTATCGAAAGCCTGATTGCCGCCGAAGACAAACGCAAGCCGCTCTCCGACCAAGCCATGTCCGAGAGGCTCGCTCTGCAAGGTATCATACTCGCCAGGCGCACTGTGGCCAAATATCGCGAAGAACTCAATTTCCCGCCTGCGCACCAACGCAAGCAGAAAGCCTAG
- the lptB gene encoding LPS export ABC transporter ATP-binding protein has protein sequence MTTPHSRLSVKQLRKSFKQRQVVQDFSLDIESGEVVGLLGPNGAGKTTSFYMIVGLVAADHGIIRLDEHELRHMTVYQRARLGLGYLPQEASIFRKMTVEENIRAILQLHETDRHTIESRLNDLLADLNITHLRQSPAPALSGGERRRVEIARVLAMSPRFILLDEPFAGVDPIAVIDIQNIINFLKQRGIGVLITDHNVRETLRICDRAYIINNGAVLASGRPEELVGNEEVRAVYLGENFDY, from the coding sequence ATGACCACACCGCACAGCCGCCTCAGCGTTAAACAGCTGCGCAAAAGCTTCAAACAGCGCCAAGTGGTGCAGGATTTCTCGCTCGATATCGAAAGCGGCGAAGTAGTCGGCCTGCTCGGCCCCAATGGCGCGGGCAAAACCACCAGCTTTTATATGATTGTCGGCCTGGTGGCTGCCGATCACGGCATCATCCGGCTAGACGAGCACGAGCTGCGCCACATGACCGTGTATCAGCGCGCCCGCTTAGGCCTGGGCTATCTGCCGCAGGAAGCCTCAATTTTCCGCAAGATGACGGTAGAAGAAAACATCCGCGCCATCCTGCAATTGCATGAAACCGACCGCCATACCATCGAATCGCGCCTCAACGACCTGCTGGCCGACCTGAACATTACCCACTTGCGGCAAAGCCCCGCCCCCGCCCTCTCCGGCGGCGAACGGCGCCGCGTGGAAATCGCCCGTGTGCTGGCCATGAGCCCGCGTTTCATCCTGTTGGACGAACCCTTCGCCGGCGTCGATCCGATTGCCGTTATCGACATTCAAAACATCATCAACTTCCTCAAACAGCGCGGCATCGGCGTGCTGATTACCGACCACAACGTGCGCGAAACCCTGCGCATCTGCGATCGGGCCTATATCATCAACAACGGCGCCGTGCTGGCCAGCGGCCGCCCCGAAGAATTGGTGGGCAACGAAGAAGTACGTGCCGTGTATTTGGGCGAAAACTTCGATTACTAA
- a CDS encoding protease inhibitor I9 family protein — MNIRVFLLACLAMLIACAAPQPAAIATPSMSGAQPEQQAADRVLIVLYDPAVGAEPLLQAVREMQAELVYRYTNINGIAARIPPPQEMAQAIHRLERVPGVLQVQRDQMMQLQNPAAH; from the coding sequence ATGAATATCCGCGTCTTCCTCTTAGCCTGCCTAGCCATGCTGATCGCTTGCGCCGCCCCGCAGCCTGCAGCCATTGCCACACCAAGCATGTCCGGCGCCCAGCCGGAACAGCAAGCTGCCGACCGCGTGCTGATTGTGTTATACGACCCCGCTGTCGGCGCGGAGCCGCTGCTTCAGGCCGTGCGCGAAATGCAGGCCGAGCTGGTGTACCGTTATACAAACATCAACGGCATTGCCGCCCGCATCCCGCCGCCGCAGGAGATGGCGCAGGCCATCCATCGCCTGGAACGCGTACCGGGCGTGTTGCAGGTGCAGCGCGACCAAATGATGCAGCTGCAAAACCCTGCCGCACATTGA
- a CDS encoding MmcQ/YjbR family DNA-binding protein, with protein sequence MKAETLFAEMAERYRAAPDHPFSRFPGYAVFRHSGSRKWFGVYLPVPAEKLGRAPGRTVPLLNVKCRPEHIGAMRAQAGILPAYHMSKEHWLSIELEQADDVLIRQLIDDSFRLTQGKAKIRKQAT encoded by the coding sequence ATGAAGGCCGAAACCCTGTTTGCCGAAATGGCCGAACGCTACCGCGCCGCGCCCGACCATCCCTTTTCCCGCTTCCCCGGATACGCCGTATTCCGCCACAGCGGCAGCCGCAAATGGTTTGGCGTGTATCTGCCCGTGCCGGCGGAAAAGCTCGGGCGCGCCCCCGGCCGCACCGTGCCCCTGCTCAATGTGAAATGCCGCCCCGAACACATCGGTGCCATGCGCGCCCAAGCCGGTATCCTGCCTGCCTACCACATGAGCAAAGAACACTGGCTGAGCATCGAATTGGAACAGGCCGACGACGTGCTGATTCGCCAACTGATTGACGACAGCTTCCGCCTCACGCAGGGCAAAGCCAAGATCAGGAAACAGGCTACCTGA
- the lptA gene encoding lipopolysaccharide transport periplasmic protein LptA, translating into MTPNNKIKPARALLLAAALLLPATASALTSDRNQPIQIEADQGSLDQGNRSTEFSGNVVIQQGTMYIRAAKVRVVKAADGAQTMTASGSPVHFGQQLDRQGTVKGLAARVEYQSATGIVKLSGGAKLERGGDRASGDTITYNTRTEVYTVLGGSRSNANKGRVSITIQPQQK; encoded by the coding sequence ATGACCCCAAACAACAAGATTAAACCCGCCCGCGCCCTCCTTCTTGCTGCTGCCTTGCTGCTGCCCGCCACGGCTTCTGCGCTCACCTCCGACCGCAACCAGCCCATCCAAATCGAAGCCGACCAAGGCTCGCTCGACCAAGGCAACCGCAGCACCGAATTTTCTGGCAACGTGGTTATCCAGCAGGGCACCATGTATATCCGTGCCGCCAAAGTGCGCGTGGTGAAAGCCGCCGACGGTGCGCAAACCATGACCGCCTCCGGCAGCCCCGTACACTTCGGCCAGCAGCTCGACCGCCAAGGCACTGTGAAAGGCCTGGCTGCCCGCGTGGAATACCAATCCGCCACCGGCATTGTGAAACTCAGCGGCGGCGCCAAGCTCGAACGCGGCGGCGACCGGGCCAGCGGCGATACCATTACCTACAATACCCGCACCGAAGTTTATACTGTGCTGGGCGGCAGCCGCAGCAACGCCAACAAAGGCCGCGTGAGCATCACCATCCAGCCGCAGCAGAAATAA
- the lptC gene encoding LPS export ABC transporter periplasmic protein LptC, protein MIKRFGGWWFPLVLALALGGVSFWLDRISQLETEETPLDPHEPQYQIFGIRGRRFAADGSLAQQLTATRAWQFPNRQDGYLAEPNVMFSQGGQMVYRITADQAHYIGGENQVVFEKNVVFDKPAMNGQPAGRLETDSLTVNTQTQTAHTQDLVNYQYGASHGTAQGMTYNHKQGLLNLSSRIKAVIYDPKQQD, encoded by the coding sequence ATGATTAAACGATTCGGCGGCTGGTGGTTTCCGCTGGTGTTGGCACTCGCGCTCGGCGGCGTGAGCTTCTGGCTCGACCGCATCAGCCAGCTTGAAACCGAAGAAACCCCGCTCGATCCGCACGAGCCGCAATACCAGATTTTCGGCATCCGAGGCCGCCGCTTTGCCGCCGACGGCAGCCTGGCCCAGCAGCTCACCGCCACCCGCGCTTGGCAGTTTCCCAACCGCCAAGACGGCTATTTGGCCGAACCCAACGTGATGTTTTCGCAAGGCGGGCAGATGGTGTACCGCATCACCGCCGATCAGGCACACTATATCGGCGGCGAAAACCAAGTAGTATTTGAGAAAAACGTGGTGTTTGACAAACCCGCTATGAACGGTCAGCCTGCCGGCCGCCTCGAAACCGACAGCCTCACCGTCAACACCCAAACCCAAACCGCCCACACCCAAGATTTGGTGAACTATCAATACGGCGCCTCCCACGGCACCGCCCAAGGTATGACCTACAACCACAAACAAGGATTGCTTAACCTCTCCTCCCGCATTAAGGCCGTGATTTATGACCCCAAACAACAAGATTAA
- a CDS encoding KdsC family phosphatase, giving the protein MSPILPELPEYLRRRAAEIKLLIMDVDGVLTDGRIFIRDNGEEIKAFHTLDGHGIKMLHQCGVQTAIITGRDAPSVAVRAKQLGIHHYFKGISDKRAAYAELRETAGVAEHECAYIGDDVVDLPVMVRCGLPAAVPEAHEWVLQHAAYITRRPAGAGAVRELCEVIMQAKGYLKTAWEQYTE; this is encoded by the coding sequence ATGAGCCCTATTCTGCCTGAACTGCCTGAATACCTGCGCCGCCGCGCCGCCGAAATCAAACTGCTGATTATGGACGTGGACGGCGTGCTCACCGACGGCCGCATCTTCATCCGCGACAATGGTGAAGAAATCAAGGCCTTCCACACGCTCGACGGGCACGGCATCAAAATGCTGCACCAATGCGGCGTACAAACCGCCATCATCACCGGCCGCGACGCCCCTTCTGTGGCCGTGCGCGCCAAACAGCTCGGCATCCATCACTACTTCAAAGGCATCAGCGACAAACGCGCCGCCTACGCCGAACTGCGCGAAACCGCCGGCGTGGCCGAACACGAATGCGCCTACATCGGCGACGACGTGGTGGATTTGCCCGTGATGGTGCGCTGCGGCCTGCCCGCGGCTGTGCCTGAAGCGCACGAATGGGTATTGCAACACGCTGCCTACATCACCCGCCGCCCGGCCGGCGCCGGCGCCGTGCGCGAATTGTGCGAAGTCATCATGCAGGCCAAAGGCTACCTGAAAACCGCTTGGGAGCAATACACAGAATGA
- the putP gene encoding sodium/proline symporter PutP has protein sequence MNPMYITFGIYLVAVLLIGLAAYFSTRNFDDYILGSRSLGPFVTAMSAGASDMSGWLLMGLPGAVYLSGLSKSWIAIGLIIGAYLNWLLVAGRLRVHTEYNNNALTLPDYFHHRFGAHGQAMKVISAFIVLFFFTIYCASGIVAGARLFQSLFTDMSYTSAMWLGAGATIAYTFIGGFLAVSWTDTVQATLMIFALLLTPVMVYLGAGGADEVSAIIQTAAAASGKEYGSLLHGTTFIGIISTAAWGLGYFGQPHILARFMAAESVKSLVGARRIGMTWMVLCLGGAVAVGYYGIAYFGAHPEQAAAMQGNHERVFIALSTLLFNPWIAGVILSAILAAVMSTLSCQLLVCSSAITEDFYKGFLRPNAPQKELVWVGRVMVLAVAVIAILIAADPESKVLQLVEFAWAGFGAAFGPIVILSLFWKRMTANGALAGMIAGAAVVVLWVQVVNPALANAGMATLYEIIPGFIACGLTAVAVSLVGKAPSEEICQRFEKADADSRAAK, from the coding sequence ATGAACCCGATGTATATCACCTTCGGCATCTATCTGGTTGCCGTTCTGTTAATCGGCCTCGCAGCCTATTTCTCCACCCGCAATTTCGACGACTATATCCTCGGCAGCCGCAGCCTGGGCCCGTTTGTTACTGCTATGTCGGCCGGCGCTTCGGATATGTCGGGCTGGCTGCTGATGGGCCTGCCGGGCGCAGTGTATTTGAGCGGCCTGAGCAAATCTTGGATTGCCATCGGCCTGATTATCGGCGCGTATCTCAACTGGCTCTTGGTGGCCGGGCGGCTGCGCGTGCACACCGAATACAACAACAACGCGCTCACCCTGCCTGATTATTTCCACCACCGTTTCGGTGCTCACGGGCAGGCAATGAAAGTGATTTCCGCGTTCATCGTTCTGTTTTTCTTCACTATTTATTGCGCCAGCGGCATTGTGGCCGGTGCACGTCTGTTCCAAAGCCTGTTTACCGACATGAGCTACACCAGCGCCATGTGGCTGGGCGCGGGCGCCACCATTGCCTACACCTTTATCGGCGGCTTCCTGGCGGTGAGCTGGACAGATACTGTACAGGCCACACTGATGATTTTCGCCCTGCTGCTCACGCCAGTGATGGTGTATTTGGGTGCGGGCGGTGCGGATGAAGTGTCCGCCATCATTCAAACTGCTGCCGCTGCCAGCGGCAAGGAATACGGCAGCCTGCTGCACGGCACGACTTTCATCGGCATCATTTCCACCGCCGCCTGGGGCTTGGGCTACTTCGGCCAGCCACACATTCTGGCGCGTTTCATGGCTGCCGAAAGCGTGAAATCGCTGGTGGGCGCGCGCCGCATCGGCATGACTTGGATGGTTTTGTGTTTGGGCGGTGCAGTGGCCGTGGGCTATTACGGTATTGCCTACTTTGGCGCTCACCCCGAGCAAGCTGCTGCCATGCAGGGTAACCATGAGCGCGTATTCATCGCCTTGTCCACCCTGTTGTTTAACCCGTGGATTGCCGGCGTGATTTTGAGCGCGATTCTGGCGGCCGTGATGTCTACCTTGTCTTGCCAGCTTTTAGTGTGTTCCAGCGCCATCACCGAAGACTTCTATAAAGGCTTCCTGCGCCCGAATGCGCCGCAGAAAGAATTGGTGTGGGTGGGTCGCGTAATGGTGCTGGCGGTGGCTGTTATTGCCATCCTGATTGCCGCCGACCCCGAAAGCAAAGTGCTGCAACTGGTGGAATTTGCCTGGGCAGGCTTCGGCGCGGCATTCGGCCCCATCGTCATCCTTTCCTTGTTCTGGAAACGCATGACCGCCAACGGCGCATTGGCAGGCATGATTGCCGGCGCTGCGGTGGTGGTGTTGTGGGTGCAGGTAGTGAATCCTGCGCTGGCCAATGCCGGCATGGCTACGCTGTATGAAATCATCCCTGGCTTCATCGCCTGCGGCCTGACTGCCGTGGCTGTATCGCTGGTTGGCAAAGCACCTTCCGAGGAAATCTGCCAACGCTTTGAAAAAGCCGATGCGGATTCCCGCGCCGCAAAATAA